The following DNA comes from Stigmatella erecta.
TTCGCGTGCTTGAGGTGTGGAGGCAGGCTTAAGGGTGTTGGCGTACGTGAAGGGAGCAGGAGGGGTGAGAGCGATGGTGGAGCACCTGGGGTTGCCCACGGCGAGTGCGCACCTGGCCCCTGCGCGAGGGCCGCCCTTGGCGTTCAGCGCCCCGGCAGAAGTAAGGCGACCAACCCCGCCAGTGCCTTGATCCTCGGACTGTCCAGGCGAGCGAGGCGGCGCAATAGGCGGCGCTTCTCGGGCGTGTCACTCAGGCCGGGGGGCACCGTGTTTACCCCGGGGGCGCTCTGCCCCGGCTCCACCTCGGCAAACCCCATCAGTTCATGGGGGCCGCTGCCGAGAATCAGGCACATGCGCAACAGCGTTGGAACGCTCGGCAGCACGCCCCCCCGCTCCATGCGCCCGTACACCTCGGGAGCGATACCGATGCCCTCGGCTGCTTCTGCTTGAGTCATGCCTGCCCGCTTGCGTGCCTGCTTCAAGGCCGCGCTCAGGGTGACGGGTAATCGGCGCTGCCGGATCTCGATGTGTCGCGGCAGTGGGGAGGGCTTGCGGTTGCGCTCCGTGGGGCGCGGGGAGTGTGCAGCGGCGGGAGGTTTCGCGGGGGCTCTTGGCATACGGAACCTGCGGGCGTTGTCCTGTCGGACGGGTGAAGGCCCCAAGGGCCAGCGGCGGACGGCGAGGGTCAGAGGGGAGACGCCACGACGCCGAAGCAGGGCCTGCGGGGAGCGTGAGAGAGGGCACGGCGGGTAGCTAGGGAGTGCTGTCCCGCTTGTTGATGATGTCCTCTTCCGTCACCATGTTGGGCGGTAGCTGGCTCTCGCTCGTGGGCCCGAGAACGCCCCGGCTCATGCTGGCCCCCGTCAGAGAGAGCAGCACCTCGTCTAGCGCCTCCTTGGGCCCGTAGGGGGCTCCTAGCGCATCAAGGCCCGCCCGAAGTTCCGCCTCCACTTCAGCCGCCGACTGATAGCGATCTTCTGGGTTCCGCTGGATCAACCTGCGGACGATGGCGCGCAGCGGGTGCGCCAGCGGCTGGGTGACCTCGTCCACTTCTTCCCGGGTGAATGTGGCAGCCCGCAGGATGCAGTCTTCGGCATGGTCCGGTAGGTCTGCCTCCATGGCCGTCATCGCCGCGTCCAGAACCTTCCCCTTTACTTTCTCCGTTAGCGCCTCCTCCAAGTCGTCGGGCCGCACGGTGGCGGTGCTGTAGAGGTGTCGCCACGTGGCCAGTTCCAGCAGCACCAGCCCCAGTGAGAACAGATCCGAGCGAGGATCTGTCTCCTCGCAGAGCAACGCCTCGGGGGAGCAATAGAACACGTCGCCTTGAGGGCGTGGCAGCGTCGTTGCCACGCGGCCCGGCAGCAGGGAGCGCGCGCGGGCAAAGTCCGTCAGTATCACCCCTCCCTCTGGCTCCAGGAAGATGCGGGCGGGGTTCAAGTCCCGATGGACGATGCCCAGCGGGGCGCCGTTCTCGTCCTTGCAGGTGTGTGCGTAGTGCAGGGCTCCCGCGACTTCGGCGCCCACGTAGAGGCAGAACGCCGGGGATAGGAACCTCTCGCGCATCTGCGAGTAGGTGATCAGGGTGTTGATCGAGGTGCCCTCTACACGGTCAGACACGATATAGAGAACGCCTTGGACTTCGTAGGGCCCGAGGGTGCGGGCGATTCTCGGGTGTTGCAGGTACGTGGCGAGGTGCGCCTCTTCCCGGAGCCGCGCGCGCATCCTCTCCAGCGTTTCGGGCTCGTCTGACGACGTGGGCGGCAGGGACCGGACGATGACTTCCCGCAGGCGCTTCTTCTCGGTGCGCTCCCAGGCTGGGACGGTCATTTCCCCAAGCCTGGATTGAGCCAACTCTTCGACCAACGGATGCGACAGATCCACCTCATACGAGAGATCGCCGTGAGAGAAGAGAATCACCCCCGGGACGCTCCAGGGTTGGCGAGAAGTAGCCATGTGGGATCGGCTCCTGGCAGCACGCGAAAGGGCGCCGCGCAACGGAGGGAAACACTACCTGGCATGTGCAGGGACATGGAACGACGCCCAAGGTTAGACGCGGCGCGATCTCTGGCTACAGCATCAGCGGAACGCCCCGGTAGGCCCACCTCGATGCGGGAGGGAGCCACCAGGCCAACTTCACCTAGCCGACGCGCGGGAAGGCTCCACGGGCACCAGGCCCACCTCGACGCGTGAGGGCTACATGGACCCAGCAGGCCAGCCTGGACGTGTGAGGGCTTCACCGAGCCCGCTGCGCCTGTCCGACACTCACGTGCTCTATCGGGCCCGCCTCACCTCCACCGCTCAACGGCTCGCGTCTCGGACACCTTGGATGCCACCGGGGCGCCGGGCTTCGAGCCCTCGCGCTTTTCCGAGCCCAAATCGTTCGCGTTCTCCAGTTCGAGGCAGATCGGCACGGTACGCCCGCCTGGAAGGTGGGCGCGGACATAGCGCCCATAGATGCGATCACCCGTCGTCCACAGGTGCCCATCGATCCGCATCCCCGCAGGCGCCTTGCCTTGCGGCCTGATCAGCGCACCCGTAACGGGCCCATCCTTCCAAACGGCGTCAGGTTGCTCGCGCGCCTCTTCAGCACTCCCCTTGGTCACGTCCAGCAGGATGAAGGGCGCATCGTTGGTGTTCAATGCCCACCCTAGCTCTTGCCGCATCGCCTTAACGGCTTCCTCGGGGCATGGCTCGGGATCCGGGCGCGTCTGCACACCAGTGCAGCCCGCTTCAAGCCATGCCACGGAAGCCACGAGCGCCGCGCACTTCTTGATCAGGGCGCGCCGCGCGTTGCCTCTCTGAGCTTGCTGCGGGTCGGGTACGCTGTTGGTGAGCGTTGGGGAGTTGTCGGGCAGCTTCACGGACAGGCTCGCCTCCTTC
Coding sequences within:
- a CDS encoding serine/threonine protein kinase, which produces MATSRQPWSVPGVILFSHGDLSYEVDLSHPLVEELAQSRLGEMTVPAWERTEKKRLREVIVRSLPPTSSDEPETLERMRARLREEAHLATYLQHPRIARTLGPYEVQGVLYIVSDRVEGTSINTLITYSQMRERFLSPAFCLYVGAEVAGALHYAHTCKDENGAPLGIVHRDLNPARIFLEPEGGVILTDFARARSLLPGRVATTLPRPQGDVFYCSPEALLCEETDPRSDLFSLGLVLLELATWRHLYSTATVRPDDLEEALTEKVKGKVLDAAMTAMEADLPDHAEDCILRAATFTREEVDEVTQPLAHPLRAIVRRLIQRNPEDRYQSAAEVEAELRAGLDALGAPYGPKEALDEVLLSLTGASMSRGVLGPTSESQLPPNMVTEEDIINKRDSTP
- a CDS encoding helix-turn-helix transcriptional regulator, producing the protein MKQARKRAGMTQAEAAEGIGIAPEVYGRMERGGVLPSVPTLLRMCLILGSGPHELMGFAEVEPGQSAPGVNTVPPGLSDTPEKRRLLRRLARLDSPRIKALAGLVALLLPGR